A window of Geomonas agri contains these coding sequences:
- a CDS encoding methyl-accepting chemotaxis protein, producing the protein MNISKKIFIANVAIVLVATITTSAITLYVIKKEITRQVTVGLTSRTKAFRELVAPNGAGFAMVDGKLQSNGTVLDGRNDLTDKMKEIFGGEATIFQGDVRVATTIKKDDGSRAVGTSLQGAAREAVIDRSSTYLGEANILGTPHFASYLPLLDNQGKVIGALFVGEKKSQFLAVFDDLKYLSLGISGLLAGLLALVAFLVMHRALEPMRALIATLKHVAEGDGDLTRRLAESDDEIGTASRYFNLFIERVHAIVQTVADNANSVTEASSELHHSTEQLARTTEDVAGQTETVSTAGEEMAATSADISRNCLQAVESAQRACDMATVGSADVERSIHGMQLINEKVRLTSESVSSLGAMSQQIGEIINTIQDIADQTNLLALNAAIEAARAGEQGRGFAVVADEVRSLAERTTHATKEIENNIRSIQDETNRAVQVMQESAREAAKGAEDSVKSGQSLEGILKQINEVTLQIGQIATAAEEQSATSREISNNVHQITGIIQGTARANRESMATADKLNSLSANLKGQISRFSY; encoded by the coding sequence ATGAACATCAGCAAGAAGATTTTCATCGCCAACGTGGCCATCGTCCTGGTCGCCACCATCACGACATCTGCCATCACGCTTTACGTGATCAAGAAGGAGATCACCCGTCAGGTCACCGTAGGCCTCACATCGCGTACCAAGGCATTCCGCGAACTGGTCGCCCCCAACGGCGCCGGATTCGCTATGGTGGACGGCAAACTCCAGTCGAACGGAACGGTCTTGGACGGGCGCAACGATTTGACAGACAAAATGAAGGAAATCTTCGGAGGCGAGGCCACCATCTTCCAGGGCGACGTCCGCGTTGCCACCACCATCAAGAAGGACGACGGCAGCCGGGCGGTAGGGACGTCCCTGCAGGGCGCCGCACGGGAAGCGGTCATAGATCGGTCGTCCACCTACCTCGGCGAAGCCAACATCCTGGGCACCCCCCATTTCGCCTCGTACCTGCCGCTTCTGGACAACCAGGGTAAGGTCATCGGCGCCCTCTTCGTCGGTGAAAAAAAGTCGCAATTCCTCGCCGTGTTCGACGACCTGAAATACCTGAGCCTTGGCATCTCGGGCCTGCTTGCCGGGCTCCTTGCGCTGGTCGCCTTCCTGGTCATGCACCGGGCGCTCGAGCCGATGCGGGCACTGATCGCGACCCTCAAGCATGTCGCTGAGGGTGACGGGGACCTGACCCGCCGACTGGCAGAGTCTGATGACGAAATCGGGACGGCAAGCCGCTACTTCAACCTCTTCATAGAGCGCGTGCACGCCATCGTCCAGACCGTTGCTGACAACGCAAACTCGGTGACCGAGGCGAGTTCGGAACTGCACCACAGCACCGAACAGTTGGCCCGCACCACGGAGGACGTCGCAGGACAGACAGAAACTGTCTCTACCGCCGGAGAAGAAATGGCGGCGACCTCTGCCGACATCTCCAGGAATTGCCTGCAAGCGGTCGAGAGTGCGCAACGCGCCTGCGACATGGCCACCGTCGGTTCCGCAGACGTCGAACGGAGCATCCACGGCATGCAGCTCATCAACGAGAAAGTGCGACTTACCTCCGAAAGCGTCAGCAGTCTCGGAGCCATGTCGCAGCAAATCGGGGAGATAATCAACACGATTCAGGACATCGCCGACCAGACCAACCTCTTGGCGCTCAACGCAGCCATCGAGGCGGCCCGTGCCGGTGAACAGGGGCGCGGTTTTGCCGTCGTCGCGGATGAAGTGCGCAGCCTGGCCGAGCGGACCACCCACGCCACTAAGGAGATAGAGAATAATATTCGGTCCATCCAGGATGAGACCAACCGGGCTGTGCAGGTAATGCAGGAAAGCGCCCGGGAAGCTGCGAAAGGGGCGGAAGATTCGGTGAAATCTGGGCAAAGCCTGGAAGGGATTCTAAAGCAGATCAACGAGGTAACCCTGCAGATAGGTCAGATCGCCACGGCGGCCGAGGAGCAAAGCGCCACCAGTCGCGAGATCAGCAACAACGTGCACCAGATCACCGGGATCATCCAGGGGACAGCCCGGGCCAACCGCGAGTCCATGGCCACAGCTGACAAGCTGAACTCGCTATCGGCCAACCTCAAGGGACAGATCAGCCGGTTCAGCTATTAG